Within Streptomyces sp. SS1-1, the genomic segment CCGCGATGACCAGCGGACCCTACAGCCACTCGCCTTCCAGGGCGGTCGCCGTGAGACCGGGTGCCGCCGCGTACAGGACGGCTCGGCCGCCCGCCGGCTGCCCGGCGTCGTGCGCCCGGCGCAGGATGTCGAACACGGCGGCGCCGCCGCGGTTGCCGCTCCGGTAGCTGTCCCGGCTGTACTCCAGCAGCCCCGACGGCCACGCCTCGGGCATCGTCTGCTCCATGTACTCCAGCACCCGGGTCCCGCCGGGGTGCGCGAGCAGCACGTCGGGGTGCCAGGCCTCGGGGTGCTCGCCGTACCGCTCCTGGAGCCACTGCCACATGGCGGTGACCGTCTCCTGCACGGCACGCGGGCCGCGCCGGTCCATCACGAAGTGGGTGCCGTCGGCCCGGGTGTCCAGACGGTGCAGGTCCTGGGTGCCGGGCAGGGTGTGGTTCCAGGAGGAGTCCAGCCGCAGGACCGACTCGGGGCGCGGGCGGCCGGTGACGACGGCGGCGACGGCGGTGTCCGCGAACAGCAGCCGGACGATCAGCGACTCCAGGGTGTCGTCGGCGGGCTGGTAGGTGGTGCTCAGCGCCTCCGAGATCACGACGAGGACCACCCGGTCGGGGTCGGCGGCCACGAGGTCGGCGGCCAGCGCGAGCGAGCGCGTCCCGGCGATGCAGGCCCACTGGGTGGCGGGCAGGAGCAGCACGTCCTGGCGCAGCGGGAGCCGGTTGGCGAGGGAGACGTCGAGACCGGGCAGAGCCGGGGTGGTGGAGTTGCTGGTGATCACGCAGTCGACGTCCGAGACGTCGAGCCCGGCGCTCTGCAGGGCGCCGCGCGCCGCGCGCTCGCCGTACGCCTGCACGGCCTCCCAGGCGGGCGCGGTCCGCTCCTGGACGGTCTGCGGCGCGGGTATGGCCTCGAGGGCGGCGATCACCCGGTCCACGTCCTGCTCGGTGAACCCGTCGCGGGCCAGTGCGGCACGGGCCGCGCCGGCGCCGGCGGCCGGGAGACCGTTCCCGTGGCCGGGGGCGACGGCGGACCGGAGCGGCAGCATCCAGCCGCGGGCCTCGATCCCCGTACTGGCGGCGATGCTCTCGGCGCGCGGGGCCCACGTCGCGTCGGGGTGCCGGTCGTGGACCTCGGCCACGATCTCGCTGGTCTTCACGGTGTGCTCGCCGTGGATCACGGCCGGGGGGCACAGGAACGCGGGCATGGTGGGACCTCTCGTGGGAAGCGGGGGCGTACGTCGCTACGGCGGGCGCGGGGCGTGCGTCACCGGCGCTGTGGCGTGCGTCACTTAGGTAGGCGTATCCAAATCGACGCCGATAAGGCCCAGTTAGGGCCTCCGTGTCCTGGTCGAGCTTGGGCCTATTCGGGCATTTCCGCTGTGATGTGGGCAACTTGGAAGGTGGGGGATGTCTGTGACGCCGCGCACAGGAACGGCGAACTGAGAGAGCGTCAGGCAGGCGGCTCCCGGCCCCGGACATGGACGTGCCCCGAACCCTTGGGGGCCGGGGCACGTCGGGGTGCGATCGAAGTCGGCCGCGCCCTGGAAGGCGGGGCAGGACCGGTCCTGCCGGTGATCATCGGGAACGGCGTCACCTGGACGCGGTCGCGGTACTGCTTCCGTAGACCGTCGCCCGGGGCGGTACTCGTCGCCCGCCGTTGCGCAACGTCACCGTGTGCCCCAGGTTTCCCTGCATAAACAAGGAAACCTGGGTGTGTGGATTGAGGATCGCAGGGCAATCGGTGGTCAGGAGGTTGATAACTATGGTTCCCCTGCTTCTTGTTCTGCTTCTGGCCCTCATCCTGTTCGGTGCGGGCTTCGCCCTCAAGGCCCTGTGGTGGATCGCGATCGTCGTGCTGGTCGTGTGGCTGCTCGGCTTCGTGATGCGCTCCACCACATCAGGTGGTGGTCGCGGACGCTGGTACCGATGGTGAGTCGGCGCACCCTTTAGCGCACCTGGCGCGTCACCACGCAGCGAAGGGCCCGGCTTCGGCCGGGCCCTTCGCTGCGTGTGCGTGCGTGCGTCCGTCCGCCTCAGACCTGCTCGTGCGTGAGGACCGCGTGGAAGCGACGGGTGTGGTCCACCCGGCGGGCCGGTCCGGTCAGGGCGACCGTCGCCGTGAGCCGGGTGTCCGCGCTGGACGCGGCCAGCCGGAGCTCCAGCTCGCCGGGCTCCACCACGCGGTGCCCGTCGCGCCCCGTGAAGGAGGCGACGTCGGCCGGCACGGTGACGTGGACGCGGCGCGCCTCGCCCGGCTCCAGCGGCACCCGGGTGTAGCCGACGAGGCGCTGGACGGGCTGGACGACGGACGCCACCGGGTCGTGCAGATAGACCTGGACCACCTCGGTCCCGGCCCGGTCACCGGTGTTGCGGACCGTCAGGTCGAGTGTGAACTCGCCGTCCGTGGACGCCTGTCCGGTGCCGACCGCGAGATCGTCCCAGGCGAACGTCGTGTACGACAGGCCGTGGCCGAAGCCGAACGCCGGGGTCGGGTCGATGTTCGAGACCTCGCTGGCCTGGGCGAGCCGCGCGCCGAGGTAGCTGGACGGCTGCGCCCCCGCACCGCGCGGCACGCTCACCGGCAGCCGCCCGGACGGGTTCGTACGGCCGCTGATGACCCCCGCGATCGCACGGGTGCCCTCCTCGCCGGGGAAGAACGACTGCACGATCGCCGCGCTCTCGGTGACGGCACGGCCGAGGGCGTAGGGCCGTCCGGCGAGCAGGACGGTGACGACCGGCGTACCGGAGTCCAGGAGCGCGTCGAGCAGCTGCTGCTGGGCGCCGGGCAGCGCCAGCGACTCGGCGTCGCAGCCCTCGCCGCTCGTGCCCCGCCCGAACAGACCGGCCCGGTCGCCGAGGACGGCGACGACCACGTCGGCGTCACGGGCCGCGTCGGCCGCCGCGCCGATGCCGGAGAGGTCCCCGTCGTCGACGCCGGTGCCGCGGACCGCGACGATCTCCGCGTCGGGGAACTCGGCCGTCAACGTCTCGCCCAGCGTGGGCAGTTCCAGCCCGACGGGGAACTCGGGGTGCTGCACGCCGACGTGCAGCGGGAACGAGTAGCAGCCGAGGACCGCGGTGGCCTCGGCCGCGTTGGGGCCGACGACGGCGATACGGCGAGGACGCGTGAGCGGCAGGGTGCCGTCGTTGCTGAGCAGCACCACCGCCTGCTCGGCGATCCGCCGGGCCAGTTCCCGGTTGGCGGCGCGGTCCAGGTCGATCCGGCCGCGCAGCGCCTCGGCGTCGCTCAGGTCGGCGCCGTCGAGCGCGGGCGGTACCGGGCTCCAGTCGGGGTCGAGCAGACCGAGCTGGGCCTTCTGGGTGAGGACGCGCCGCAGGGCGCGGTCGACGACCTCCTCCGGTACGCGGCCCTCGGTGACGGCCTCGACGAGGGGCGCCCCGAACGTCTTGACCGTGGGCAGCTCGATGTCGACACCGGCGGTCAGCGCGGTGCCGGCGGCGTCGCCGAAGTCCCCGGCGATCCCGTGCAGCGTCTTCAGGAAGGCGATGCCGAAGTAGTCCGCGACGACGGTGCCGCCGAAGTCCCAGGTGTCCCGCAGCAGTCCGGTGAGCAGCGCCTCGTCCGCCGCGGAGGGCACGCCGTCGGTGTCGGTGTAGGCGTGCATCACCGATCGGGCGCCGCCCTCGCGGATCGCCATCTCGAACGGCGGCAGCAGCACGTCGGCGCGCTCACGCGGGCCCACGGAGGCGGGCGCGAGGTTGCGTCCGGCGCGGGAGGCCGAGTAGCCGACGAAGTGCTTGAGGGTGGCGACGATGCCGGCCGACTCCAGACCGCTCACATAGGCGGTGCCGATCGTGCCGACGAGGTACGGGTCCTCGCCGATGGTCTCCTCGACGCGGCCCCAGCGGGCGTCGCGCACCACGTCCAGGACGGGCGCGAGACCCTGGTGGACGCCGACCGAGCGCATGTCCCGGCCGATGGCCTCGGCCATCGAGCGGATCAGCGCCGGGTCGAAGGTGGCGCCCCAGGACAGCGGGACGGGGTAGGCGGTGGCGCCCCAGGCCGCGAAGCCGGCGAGGCACTCCTCGTGGGCGAGCGCGGGGATGCCGAAACGGTTCGCGGAGACGATCCGGGCCTGGGTGCGCATCAGCGACAGAGCGCCGAGGGCGGGGTCGACCGGCACCGTGCCGAACGGGCGGGTGAGCTGGCCCAGTCCGGCGGGGAGCAGGGCGTCCAGATCGACTGCCTCCTCCATGTCGTGCTGGTGCGGGGCCACTTCGCCGCCCTGGTCGGAGGCGCCGACCCAGACGCCGTACAGCTGGGCGATCTTCTCCTGCAGGGTCATGGCGCCGATCAGCGCGTCGACGCGGGCGGCGACGGGCTGGGCGGGGTCGTTCCAGAGGGGGGTCTCGGGGGTGGTCTCTACGGCCACGTCGGTCTTCACTTTCCTCCGACACCCATCAGGCCCCGGACGAGGGCGCGACGGGCGAACAGGTAGACGAGCAGGATGGGCACCATGGACAGCACCACGGCTCCCAGCAGACCCGGGATGTCGATGCCGTGTTCGGTCTGGAAGTTGTAGAGGCCCAGCGTGACGACCTTGGTGGAGTCGGACTGGGTCAGGACGAGCGGGAACAGGAAGCCGTTCCACGCCTGGAGCGCCGAGAACACGACGATGGTCGACAGCCCGCCCCGGGACAGCGGCATCACCAGCTGGAAGAACATGCGCGTCGGGCTCGCGCCGTCCATGGCCATCGCCTCGTACAGCTCCGGGGAGATGTCCCGCATCGCGCCGCTGAGGATCAGCGCCGACATGGGCAGGCAGAACGCCGCCGTGGGCAGGATGACGCCCAGCAGGTTGTCGTACAGCCCGGCCTCGCTGATGAGGTAGAACATCGGCACGATGACGGCCTGCGCCGGGATGGCGAGCCCGAGCAGGAACAGCCGGAAGATCGCCGACGTGGTCCGGCCCCGGCTGCGGACGATCGCGTACGCGAGCGGCGGCACCAGCAGCAGCACGATGCCGATCACACAGGCGGTGACGACGAGCGTGTTGAAGAAGTACTGGCCGAAGCCCGAGTCGAAGGCTCCCGTGTAGTTGTCCAGCGTGAAGCTGTCGGGTATCGAGACCGGGCCGTTCTCGGCGTAGTCCTGCCGGGTGCGCAGCGTCGCGGCGAGCATCACGTACAGGGGCAGACCGACGACGAACAGCCAGACGAGCGAGCCGGCGCCGGCCAGGTAGTTGGGGCGGCGCCTCATGACACACCCTCCATGGTGCTGCGCATCTTGTCGTAGCCGGACACCCGGACGACGATCAGCGAGATGATCGTGGCCGCGACCACCAAGGCCAGGGCGATGGCGGCGCCGATGCCGAAGTCGAAGCTCTGGAACGCCTTGTCGTACATGTAGTAGGCGCTGATGGTGGTGTCGGTGCCGGGGCCGCCCTGGGTGAGGATCAGGACCGTCTCGAACGTGGTCAGTCCGCCGACGACCATCAGGATCATCGAGGTGATCATCGAGTTGCGCAGCTGCGGCAGCGTGATGTGGAAGAACTGCCGGTAGCGGCCGGCCCCGTCGATCTCCGCGGCCTGGTACAGCACCTCGGGGACGGCCCGGGCGGCGCCCTGGTAGATCAGGGTGTGGAACGGGGTGAACTGCCAGGTGGCGACGAACGCCAGGACCCCGATGGCGGTGGCCTGCTTGCCGAACAGGTTGCCGTCGCCGAACAGCCAGGTGGCCTCGGCCGGGATGCCGAAGTTCGGGTCGAGCAGCGCCCGCCAGAGCACCGAGACGGCGGTGGCGGACAGCAGCAGCGGGATGAAGTAGATGACCGACAGCACCGCGCGGTTGCGCTGGTTGCCGGCCGCCCAGACTCCGAGGACGACGCTCAGCGGGGTCTGGATGACGACGCCGAGCACGGTCAGGAGCAGGGTCAGCCAGATGCTGTCGAGCATCACCGGGTCGTCCATCAGCCGCGACCAGTTGTCCATGCCGACGAACTCGGGGGAGCTGATGCCGTCCCAGGTCATGAAGGACAGGACCGCCACCATGACGAGCGGGGCGATCGCGAAGAGGGCGAAGAACACTGCGGCGGGCAGCGCCCAGGCGAAGCTCGGGCGGCCCACCTTCGTGGCGTTCGAGGCGGGCGGCCGCCGCCGGGCCCCCTTGCGGGGGCCGGCGGCGGGCCGGGCGCTCGTGATCTGTGTGGTCATGAGCCGTTCGTCAGTCGGTCGGGAGGGCCTGCATGGCCTTGATGAAGCCGTCCGTGTCGAGCTGTCCGTTGAAGAACTGCTGGATGGCCTTGTGCATGTCCGAGCTGGCCTTCTGCGGGTACGCCTGGTCCCACGACAGCTGGAACGACGGGGCGTCGGCGACCAGGTCGTACTGGAAGCGGGAGTACTTCGGGTCGGCGGCCTGGTCGAGGAAGTCCTTGGTGTTCGTGGTCGTCGGCAGGTTGCCGATGTCCAGCTGCGCCTTGACGAAGTCGTCGGAGTACATGAGCTTCAGGAACTCGGCGACGGCCTCGGGGTGCTTGGTCTTCTTCATGACCGAGTAGTAGTTGTTGGTGTTGCCGGCCACGTTCTTCGCGTCGCCCTTGCCGCCGGAGAGGGTCGGGAAGGCGGTGTAGCCGAGGCTCTTCTGCGCGAAGTCCGGGTGGTCGGTGAGCTGCTGGGAGTAGTACCAGGAGCCCATCAGCTCGAAGCCGGCCTTGCCGGAGGCGACGAGCTGGACGGAGCCGGCGTTGGTGTACTTGACCGAGTCGTAGTTCTTGCCGAAGGCCCCGGCGTCGACCAGTTCCCTGATCATGTTCAGCGCCTTCTTGCTGTCCGGGCTCTCCCAGGCGCTCTTGTCGCCGCCGATGGCCTTCGCGAACAGCTCCGGGCCGGCCACGCGGTCGTAGAGGTACTGGAACCACATCTGGGTCGGCCAGATGTCGCCGCCGCCGAGCGCGATCGGGGTGACGCCCTTCGCCTTCAGCGCGCTGACGGCCTCGAGGAGCTCGTCCCAGGTCTTCGGCGGCTTCACGCCCGCCTCGTCGAGGACCTTCTTGTTGTGGAAGAGCAGGACGGGCTGGGTGCCGCGCATCGGGATGCCGTACGGCTTGCCGTCCACGACCGCGTTGTTGAACACGGACGGCAGGAACTTGTTCTCCAGATCCGGGTTCTTCTTGATCATGTCGTCGAGCGGCAGCAGGAGGCCCGCCTTGACGAACGGCTTGATGCTGCCGCCGCCCCAGTTGAAGAAGACGTCCGGTGCCTGCGGGGTGTTGATGATCGTCTGCAGCTTCTTCTGGTAGTCCGCACCCGGGATGGTGTCCAGGACGACCTTGACGTCGGAAGTCTTGTTGAACTTCTCGACGAGCTGCTTCTCGACCTTGTTGGTGGCGTCCCCGTAGACCAGGACATGGATCTTGCCGTCGGACCCCGAGCCCCCGTCGCCGTCCCCACAGGCCGAGAGCGTCAGCGCGAGGGTGAGCGTCGCACCGCAGGCGACCAGTCTGGGCAAGCGCGCACGTGTCTTCATCGTTCGCCTTTCGAAAGTTTCGGCCT encodes:
- a CDS encoding type III polyketide synthase, whose product is MPAFLCPPAVIHGEHTVKTSEIVAEVHDRHPDATWAPRAESIAASTGIEARGWMLPLRSAVAPGHGNGLPAAGAGAARAALARDGFTEQDVDRVIAALEAIPAPQTVQERTAPAWEAVQAYGERAARGALQSAGLDVSDVDCVITSNSTTPALPGLDVSLANRLPLRQDVLLLPATQWACIAGTRSLALAADLVAADPDRVVLVVISEALSTTYQPADDTLESLIVRLLFADTAVAAVVTGRPRPESVLRLDSSWNHTLPGTQDLHRLDTRADGTHFVMDRRGPRAVQETVTAMWQWLQERYGEHPEAWHPDVLLAHPGGTRVLEYMEQTMPEAWPSGLLEYSRDSYRSGNRGGAAVFDILRRAHDAGQPAGGRAVLYAAAPGLTATALEGEWL
- a CDS encoding hydrophobic protein — translated: MVPLLLVLLLALILFGAGFALKALWWIAIVVLVVWLLGFVMRSTTSGGGRGRWYRW
- a CDS encoding beta-glucosidase family protein, translating into MKTDVAVETTPETPLWNDPAQPVAARVDALIGAMTLQEKIAQLYGVWVGASDQGGEVAPHQHDMEEAVDLDALLPAGLGQLTRPFGTVPVDPALGALSLMRTQARIVSANRFGIPALAHEECLAGFAAWGATAYPVPLSWGATFDPALIRSMAEAIGRDMRSVGVHQGLAPVLDVVRDARWGRVEETIGEDPYLVGTIGTAYVSGLESAGIVATLKHFVGYSASRAGRNLAPASVGPRERADVLLPPFEMAIREGGARSVMHAYTDTDGVPSAADEALLTGLLRDTWDFGGTVVADYFGIAFLKTLHGIAGDFGDAAGTALTAGVDIELPTVKTFGAPLVEAVTEGRVPEEVVDRALRRVLTQKAQLGLLDPDWSPVPPALDGADLSDAEALRGRIDLDRAANRELARRIAEQAVVLLSNDGTLPLTRPRRIAVVGPNAAEATAVLGCYSFPLHVGVQHPEFPVGLELPTLGETLTAEFPDAEIVAVRGTGVDDGDLSGIGAAADAARDADVVVAVLGDRAGLFGRGTSGEGCDAESLALPGAQQQLLDALLDSGTPVVTVLLAGRPYALGRAVTESAAIVQSFFPGEEGTRAIAGVISGRTNPSGRLPVSVPRGAGAQPSSYLGARLAQASEVSNIDPTPAFGFGHGLSYTTFAWDDLAVGTGQASTDGEFTLDLTVRNTGDRAGTEVVQVYLHDPVASVVQPVQRLVGYTRVPLEPGEARRVHVTVPADVASFTGRDGHRVVEPGELELRLAASSADTRLTATVALTGPARRVDHTRRFHAVLTHEQV
- a CDS encoding carbohydrate ABC transporter permease, whose product is MRRRPNYLAGAGSLVWLFVVGLPLYVMLAATLRTRQDYAENGPVSIPDSFTLDNYTGAFDSGFGQYFFNTLVVTACVIGIVLLLVPPLAYAIVRSRGRTTSAIFRLFLLGLAIPAQAVIVPMFYLISEAGLYDNLLGVILPTAAFCLPMSALILSGAMRDISPELYEAMAMDGASPTRMFFQLVMPLSRGGLSTIVVFSALQAWNGFLFPLVLTQSDSTKVVTLGLYNFQTEHGIDIPGLLGAVVLSMVPILLVYLFARRALVRGLMGVGGK
- a CDS encoding carbohydrate ABC transporter permease gives rise to the protein MTTQITSARPAAGPRKGARRRPPASNATKVGRPSFAWALPAAVFFALFAIAPLVMVAVLSFMTWDGISSPEFVGMDNWSRLMDDPVMLDSIWLTLLLTVLGVVIQTPLSVVLGVWAAGNQRNRAVLSVIYFIPLLLSATAVSVLWRALLDPNFGIPAEATWLFGDGNLFGKQATAIGVLAFVATWQFTPFHTLIYQGAARAVPEVLYQAAEIDGAGRYRQFFHITLPQLRNSMITSMILMVVGGLTTFETVLILTQGGPGTDTTISAYYMYDKAFQSFDFGIGAAIALALVVAATIISLIVVRVSGYDKMRSTMEGVS
- a CDS encoding ABC transporter substrate-binding protein; this translates as MKTRARLPRLVACGATLTLALTLSACGDGDGGSGSDGKIHVLVYGDATNKVEKQLVEKFNKTSDVKVVLDTIPGADYQKKLQTIINTPQAPDVFFNWGGGSIKPFVKAGLLLPLDDMIKKNPDLENKFLPSVFNNAVVDGKPYGIPMRGTQPVLLFHNKKVLDEAGVKPPKTWDELLEAVSALKAKGVTPIALGGGDIWPTQMWFQYLYDRVAGPELFAKAIGGDKSAWESPDSKKALNMIRELVDAGAFGKNYDSVKYTNAGSVQLVASGKAGFELMGSWYYSQQLTDHPDFAQKSLGYTAFPTLSGGKGDAKNVAGNTNNYYSVMKKTKHPEAVAEFLKLMYSDDFVKAQLDIGNLPTTTNTKDFLDQAADPKYSRFQYDLVADAPSFQLSWDQAYPQKASSDMHKAIQQFFNGQLDTDGFIKAMQALPTD